A single region of the Salipaludibacillus sp. LMS25 genome encodes:
- a CDS encoding FbpB family small basic protein — translation MRKRFQKSFEELVKENKQEIMEDQKAILQIEKKIDDRYEEKMLQKA, via the coding sequence ATGAGAAAGCGTTTTCAAAAAAGTTTTGAAGAGTTAGTTAAAGAAAATAAGCAGGAAATTATGGAAGACCAAAAAGCAATCCTCCAAATCGAGAAAAAAATCGATGATCGGTATGAAGAAAAAATGCTCCAAAAAGCTTGA
- the arsA gene encoding arsenical pump-driving ATPase, whose protein sequence is MNRLKPEAITNVRHLFFTGKGGVGKTSTACATAVALADQGKKVLIVSTDPASNLQDVFRVKLENKPTKVKDVPNLYAANLDPEQAAKDYREKMVGPYRGQLPESALKSMEEQLSGACTVEIAAFDEFTTLLTDDDTVAQFDHIIFDTAPTGHTLRLLQLPSAWTDFLATNKSGASCLGPLAGLENKKALYAKTVEALANKKETLLLLVSRPDKSSLNEAARAGRELSQIGINNQQLIINGVFERQSHDEVAVAFAKKQEDALAEMPPFLHDIPTHYIPLVPFNITGIDALRDIFNSHNKQREMDVDVQVEGLCPLAHLVTDLEMKGQGVMMTMGKGGVGKTTIAAAIALELTRRGHKVHLTTTDPADHLSHVLQGESPLIGELNVSRIDPEVEVARYKQQALEGVSADLTEEELAYMKEDLESPCTEEIAVFRAFANVVAEAEDSFVIIDTAPTGHTLLLLDAAESFHREVERSSGDLPEPVKALLPKLRDPNNTLVTLVTLPEATPVYEASRLQDDLQRAGITPFAWVMNQSLQVSKTVDPILKGRAVSEHRWMRKVKELSSRTALVPWQEEQVVGDKQLKKLLTLSDV, encoded by the coding sequence ATGAATAGGTTGAAGCCTGAAGCTATTACTAACGTTCGCCATTTATTTTTTACAGGCAAAGGTGGAGTTGGAAAAACGTCAACGGCATGTGCGACGGCAGTGGCTCTTGCTGATCAAGGAAAGAAAGTGCTGATAGTGAGTACTGATCCCGCGTCTAATTTACAGGATGTGTTTCGGGTTAAGCTTGAAAATAAACCGACTAAAGTGAAAGACGTGCCGAATTTATATGCAGCGAATCTTGATCCAGAGCAAGCAGCGAAAGATTACCGAGAAAAGATGGTTGGCCCCTATCGAGGTCAATTACCTGAGTCAGCTTTAAAAAGTATGGAGGAACAGCTTTCAGGGGCTTGTACGGTAGAAATAGCTGCATTTGATGAATTTACTACTTTGTTGACTGATGACGATACGGTGGCTCAGTTTGATCATATTATTTTTGATACAGCTCCTACAGGTCACACGTTGCGGTTGTTACAGCTCCCTTCAGCATGGACTGATTTTTTAGCAACAAATAAATCTGGTGCTTCCTGCCTTGGCCCGTTGGCTGGATTAGAAAACAAGAAAGCCCTTTATGCTAAAACTGTCGAAGCACTTGCAAATAAGAAAGAGACTTTGCTCCTCCTTGTCTCCCGCCCAGATAAATCGTCACTTAACGAAGCGGCTAGAGCGGGAAGAGAATTATCCCAAATAGGGATTAACAACCAACAACTAATTATAAATGGTGTATTTGAGCGACAGTCTCATGATGAAGTAGCTGTGGCGTTTGCGAAAAAGCAGGAAGATGCGCTGGCAGAAATGCCCCCTTTTTTACACGATATACCAACTCATTACATTCCTCTCGTGCCGTTTAACATAACTGGTATTGACGCGTTACGTGATATATTCAATTCACATAATAAGCAACGAGAAATGGATGTGGATGTTCAGGTGGAAGGGTTATGTCCTCTAGCTCATCTCGTAACGGACCTTGAGATGAAGGGGCAAGGTGTGATGATGACGATGGGAAAAGGTGGTGTTGGTAAAACAACGATTGCAGCAGCCATCGCGTTAGAACTAACTCGGCGTGGGCACAAAGTTCACTTAACGACAACGGACCCAGCCGATCATTTGTCCCATGTGTTACAAGGAGAGTCTCCATTAATAGGGGAATTAAACGTCAGTCGTATTGATCCAGAAGTGGAAGTGGCCCGTTATAAACAGCAGGCTCTTGAGGGGGTTAGCGCTGATTTAACGGAAGAGGAACTCGCTTATATGAAAGAGGATCTTGAGTCTCCGTGCACTGAAGAAATTGCCGTTTTTCGTGCTTTTGCAAATGTGGTAGCAGAAGCAGAGGACAGCTTTGTGATTATTGATACGGCTCCTACAGGCCATACGCTTCTATTGCTTGATGCAGCTGAATCATTTCATCGTGAAGTAGAACGAAGTAGCGGGGACCTTCCTGAACCTGTTAAGGCATTGCTACCGAAATTGCGTGATCCGAACAACACGTTAGTGACGTTAGTGACGTTACCTGAAGCGACACCAGTTTATGAAGCGAGCAGATTACAAGATGATCTTCAGAGGGCCGGTATTACACCATTTGCATGGGTCATGAATCAAAGTTTACAAGTGAGCAAAACCGTAGACCCTATTTTAAAAGGTCGAGCGGTATCCGAACATCGTTGGATGAGGAAAGTGAAAGAATTATCTTCGCGTACAGCGCTCGTACCATGGCAGGAAGAACAGGTAGTGGGTGATAAACAATTGAAAAAGCTGCTAACGCTCTCAGACGTTTAA
- the arsD gene encoding arsenite efflux transporter metallochaperone ArsD, whose translation MKVSIQLFDPALCCPTGVCGPNVDPELTRISRTVMKLVKEGYDVSRYNLAQEAEHFAANKEIMALLESDGPEALPATVVNGALALKGRYPTAAEFAEWLNIDETDIQVNLPKKTLSITPMK comes from the coding sequence ATGAAGGTAAGCATTCAATTATTCGACCCTGCATTATGTTGTCCAACGGGTGTTTGCGGGCCAAACGTGGATCCAGAACTGACACGCATCTCTCGTACAGTCATGAAGCTGGTAAAGGAAGGATACGATGTGAGTCGGTATAATCTTGCTCAAGAAGCAGAACACTTTGCAGCGAATAAAGAGATAATGGCCCTATTGGAAAGCGATGGTCCAGAAGCGCTTCCTGCTACCGTTGTTAATGGAGCGCTCGCATTAAAAGGGCGCTACCCTACTGCCGCTGAGTTTGCTGAATGGCTCAACATAGATGAAACAGACATTCAAGTTAATCTTCCCAAAAAAACATTATCTATCACGCCCATGAAATAA
- a CDS encoding SCP2 sterol-binding domain-containing protein: MSVDTVLATIVKKMNEKPEHLEGVTYTYEFRLSGEEEQVYQLKIHNQTAEYAAYRQWEPRLTLELDEANFKKLASDRLNPTMAYMNGKLKVHGELTHALKFHSLLKKYT; the protein is encoded by the coding sequence TTGTCAGTAGATACTGTATTAGCTACGATAGTCAAGAAAATGAACGAGAAACCAGAGCATCTAGAAGGAGTTACTTACACCTATGAATTCCGTTTATCAGGTGAGGAAGAACAAGTCTACCAATTGAAGATTCATAATCAAACAGCTGAGTACGCTGCTTATCGGCAGTGGGAACCGAGATTAACGTTAGAGTTAGATGAGGCTAATTTTAAAAAGCTCGCATCTGACAGGTTAAATCCAACGATGGCTTATATGAATGGCAAGTTAAAAGTTCACGGGGAACTAACCCATGCCCTTAAGTTTCATAGTCTGTTAAAAAAATATACGTAA
- a CDS encoding transposase: protein MNQLYLPRDFSDLIPVDHVTRIVSDMTDALDDQLFFDVYKGGGRPTYHPKMMAKVVLYGYTQGMFSARAIESALREHLPMMWLSASQVLDFNTINRFRSERCKPVMDALYAEMVQLLIEEGYVDGKDYFLNGTKIEANANK, encoded by the coding sequence ATGAATCAACTGTATCTACCTAGGGATTTTTCCGATTTAATTCCTGTGGATCATGTTACCCGGATCGTGAGTGACATGACTGATGCCTTGGATGATCAGCTATTTTTTGATGTGTATAAAGGAGGCGGTCGCCCCACCTATCACCCGAAAATGATGGCGAAAGTCGTGTTGTACGGCTACACACAGGGGATGTTTTCCGCCCGTGCCATCGAAAGCGCTCTGAGAGAACACTTGCCTATGATGTGGCTTTCCGCCAGCCAAGTGCTTGACTTTAACACGATTAACCGGTTTCGTTCAGAACGATGTAAGCCGGTGATGGACGCCTTATATGCGGAGATGGTCCAGCTACTAATAGAAGAAGGGTATGTCGATGGAAAGGACTATTTTCTTAACGGCACCAAGATCGAGGCGAATGCCAACAAGTAG
- the arsB gene encoding ACR3 family arsenite efflux transporter, which translates to MSKDVEETAGKGISFFERYLSVWVIICIIAGVAVGQFLPVIPDTLSRFEYAQVSIPVAILIWLMIYPMMAQIDFTSITDAGRKPKGLIVTLVVNWLIKPFTMFFFAWLFFRVVFAPFIPESLATEYIAGAVLLGAAPCTAMVFVWSYLTKGNASYTLVQVSVNDLIMIFAYGPIVMLLLRINNVVIPFDTIFLSIVLFIIIPLAAGYVSRVVLIKRKGLEWFENVYLKAAGKFTIVGLLLTLIILFSFQGEVIINNPLHILLIAVPLIIQTLFIFVIAYLWAKTWRIEHSVAAPAAMIGTSNFFELAVAVAIALFGLNSGAALVTVVGVLVEVPLMLFLVRIANNTRGWFPAEPQLVKK; encoded by the coding sequence ATGAGTAAAGACGTGGAAGAAACAGCAGGGAAAGGCATTAGTTTTTTTGAAAGGTATTTATCTGTCTGGGTGATTATATGTATCATTGCGGGCGTAGCCGTTGGACAATTTCTTCCGGTTATACCTGATACACTTAGTCGCTTTGAATATGCACAAGTATCCATTCCTGTCGCCATTTTAATTTGGCTGATGATTTATCCAATGATGGCCCAAATCGATTTTACTAGTATTACCGATGCAGGACGTAAACCAAAAGGGCTTATCGTCACGTTAGTTGTTAACTGGCTGATCAAACCGTTTACGATGTTTTTCTTTGCATGGCTTTTCTTCCGAGTTGTATTTGCCCCGTTCATTCCAGAGTCGCTTGCCACAGAATATATTGCAGGGGCCGTTTTATTAGGGGCTGCCCCTTGTACGGCCATGGTATTTGTATGGAGCTATTTGACGAAGGGGAATGCCAGTTACACACTCGTTCAAGTATCAGTGAACGATCTTATTATGATCTTTGCTTACGGGCCGATCGTCATGCTCCTACTTCGTATTAACAATGTGGTCATTCCGTTTGATACGATTTTCTTATCTATCGTCTTATTTATAATAATCCCGTTAGCCGCAGGATACGTATCACGGGTAGTACTTATTAAACGCAAAGGTTTAGAGTGGTTTGAGAACGTCTATTTAAAAGCCGCTGGAAAATTTACGATAGTCGGCTTATTATTAACGTTAATCATTTTATTCTCATTCCAAGGAGAAGTGATTATTAATAACCCACTTCATATCCTATTAATTGCTGTGCCTCTGATTATACAGACATTATTTATATTCGTAATCGCCTACTTATGGGCAAAAACGTGGCGCATTGAACATAGTGTCGCGGCACCAGCGGCTATGATCGGCACGAGTAACTTTTTCGAGCTAGCAGTGGCAGTAGCGATCGCTCTATTCGGACTGAATTCAGGGGCCGCACTCGTCACAGTAGTCGGTGTCCTCGTAGAAGTACCTTTAATGTTATTTTTAGTACGAATTGCAAATAATACAAGAGGCTGGTTTCCCGCTGAACCACAGCTCGTTAAAAAATAG
- a CDS encoding OsmC family protein, whose translation MKFTYNQDDGFETILEFGRLTVSGNEEKGFRPFQLMVSSIAVCSASVLRKVLTKQRMVVHDIQVEADVTRDPGRANRLSAIKLHYVIMGDNLTEEKVEKAVKLSAKNCPMAQTVSDTVAITETFELH comes from the coding sequence ATGAAATTTACGTATAATCAAGATGATGGATTTGAAACAATACTTGAATTCGGTAGGCTTACAGTGTCTGGCAATGAGGAAAAAGGGTTTCGGCCTTTTCAATTAATGGTAAGTTCGATTGCCGTTTGCAGTGCATCTGTCTTAAGAAAAGTGCTGACTAAACAACGGATGGTCGTTCATGACATCCAAGTAGAGGCTGATGTGACACGTGACCCAGGTCGAGCGAACAGACTTTCAGCTATTAAGCTTCATTACGTCATTATGGGCGATAACTTAACGGAAGAAAAAGTAGAAAAAGCCGTAAAGCTTTCAGCAAAAAATTGCCCAATGGCGCAAACAGTTAGTGATACAGTCGCCATAACTGAAACGTTTGAGTTACATTAA
- a CDS encoding MATE family efflux transporter, producing the protein MQPEQHDFTTGSIMKKMILFSSPIFLTNILQTSYQVIDSLWVGNLLGPNALGAISISGTVVFTLLSFIIGINTAALTVLSQYKGARDDAGLKKSLNGFIVILGALTLVIGVLGFTVSHSILRFMGTPDDMLPMATVYLRINFIGILFLFGYNFIATVLRSLGDSKTPVRFVLLAVILNTILDPLFIYALDLGIAGAAYATIVSQGIAFLYGLLYSISKAEVPFTVPFVPALSDVKQIFKLGLPSGLSMIVISGGTLAIMTVVTSFGEEVVAGFSAAQRLDSLIMLPALTLGSAINSMAGQNIGARKWDRVGAISKNGLLLIAAVSLSLSTLVFFTAESAVSLFVQDPATVSFGTLYVQTVAFFYPFLGINFVLNGVVRAAGAMFQVFILNILSFWVLRFPLTYGFSRWLGEAGIGVGMALSLIMSSLFAIGYYKLGNWRNINVLDRDTEGGERETN; encoded by the coding sequence ATGCAGCCAGAGCAACATGATTTTACTACAGGGAGTATCATGAAGAAAATGATTCTCTTTTCCTCACCGATTTTCTTAACAAATATCCTGCAAACGTCGTATCAAGTTATTGATTCTTTGTGGGTTGGGAATCTTCTTGGACCCAATGCTCTCGGGGCCATATCAATTTCAGGGACCGTTGTATTTACTCTTCTTTCATTTATCATTGGTATTAATACAGCTGCTTTAACAGTTTTGTCACAGTACAAAGGGGCTAGAGACGACGCAGGATTAAAAAAATCACTGAACGGCTTTATCGTTATATTAGGTGCTCTCACCCTCGTTATTGGGGTGCTAGGCTTTACTGTTTCTCATAGCATTCTGCGATTTATGGGAACGCCAGACGATATGTTGCCGATGGCGACCGTCTATTTAAGAATTAATTTTATCGGCATTCTTTTTCTCTTCGGCTACAATTTCATCGCCACCGTTTTGCGTTCTTTAGGTGATAGCAAGACGCCTGTGCGATTCGTCTTGTTGGCTGTTATTTTGAACACGATATTAGATCCCCTCTTTATTTATGCACTAGATTTAGGGATCGCAGGAGCGGCATATGCTACGATCGTGTCACAAGGAATCGCTTTTTTATACGGCCTTCTTTATTCTATATCCAAAGCAGAGGTACCGTTCACAGTTCCTTTTGTGCCGGCTTTAAGCGATGTGAAACAGATTTTTAAATTAGGTCTCCCTTCAGGTTTGTCTATGATCGTTATTTCCGGGGGAACGTTAGCGATTATGACGGTGGTCACAAGCTTTGGGGAAGAAGTGGTTGCAGGATTTAGTGCTGCTCAACGTCTCGATAGTCTCATTATGCTGCCGGCATTAACATTAGGCTCAGCTATTAACAGTATGGCGGGGCAAAATATTGGGGCTAGGAAGTGGGATAGAGTGGGTGCTATTTCAAAAAACGGCCTCCTATTAATTGCAGCAGTCTCATTAAGTTTGAGTACACTCGTCTTTTTCACTGCTGAATCTGCTGTCTCCTTATTTGTTCAAGATCCAGCGACTGTATCATTTGGCACGTTATATGTTCAAACTGTTGCGTTCTTTTATCCATTTCTAGGCATAAATTTTGTACTAAATGGTGTTGTGAGAGCAGCTGGGGCGATGTTTCAAGTGTTTATTCTTAACATTTTATCGTTTTGGGTACTTCGGTTTCCTCTTACGTATGGTTTTTCTCGCTGGCTTGGAGAAGCAGGCATAGGAGTAGGAATGGCCCTCAGTCTTATCATGAGTAGCCTATTTGCCATCGGATACTATAAGCTTGGTAATTGGCGTAATATCAACGTTTTAGATCGCGATACTGAAGGGGGCGAACGAGAGACTAACTAG
- a CDS encoding M50 family metallopeptidase: protein MLFYPIAVLIHELGHAFFVKLFGEKIISIGFGTGEKIVQIKKFYVAKDSILFGKIRWDRSSELNVYQSFFLYFGGILFNILTGTILWIFGDVTYAYIYKPFIFLSYYMALFNLVPFKFRDGRDSDGLLILKLFKSRFKEC, encoded by the coding sequence GTGCTGTTTTATCCAATAGCGGTACTTATTCATGAACTGGGACATGCTTTTTTTGTTAAGTTGTTTGGGGAAAAAATAATATCAATTGGATTCGGAACAGGTGAAAAAATAGTTCAAATCAAGAAGTTTTATGTAGCAAAGGATTCTATACTTTTTGGAAAAATTAGGTGGGATAGGAGTAGTGAATTAAACGTCTATCAATCTTTTTTTCTATACTTTGGGGGCATTTTATTTAACATATTGACTGGGACAATCTTATGGATTTTTGGAGATGTAACGTATGCTTATATCTACAAACCTTTTATTTTCCTTTCTTATTATATGGCCCTTTTTAATTTAGTTCCATTTAAGTTTAGAGATGGTAGGGATAGTGATGGATTGTTAATTTTAAAGTTATTTAAAAGTCGTTTTAAAGAATGTTGA
- a CDS encoding adhesin produces MIITNEAKDYLLKVLKENHANSIKVYDTGGGCCGPAIGIALDKPGEDDIVEEVNSIQVAFEKAIYYDTKKATIDLQQGDEGEGLILKGITESC; encoded by the coding sequence GAAAGACTATTTACTAAAAGTATTGAAAGAAAATCATGCTAACTCTATTAAGGTGTATGATACAGGGGGAGGCTGCTGTGGTCCAGCTATCGGCATAGCCCTTGATAAACCAGGAGAAGATGACATCGTGGAAGAGGTTAATTCTATTCAAGTGGCCTTTGAAAAAGCGATTTATTATGATACGAAAAAAGCGACGATTGACTTGCAACAGGGTGATGAAGGGGAAGGACTTATCCTCAAGGGTATAACAGAATCTTGTTAA
- a CDS encoding MFS transporter, with amino-acid sequence MNHSIHSTDSNHPVYRYWVLVGMVLIAGFSQGMLLPVLAIMLEGAGVSSSWNGLNAAALYIGIILISPFIEKPVRKYGYKPVIIIGLAVMAFSLILFPFWQAFWFWFVLRMVVGIADSLIHFSTQIWISTTSTPANRGRQLAIYGLAFGLGFGFGPMMTRLLEINDFLPFILATSASMIAWLFMLFLKNEWPANDFETASQLNTLSRYKKVLKLAWFALLPGFFYGYLEASLHGSYPVYAMRMGLDMDFVTVFLLPGFVFGSLITQLPLGILSDKVGRDKVLIGLIVIGLMLFLCMPFAEEQMWLLFSLFAMAGMMLGSLYSLGITYLADLVPASLLPTGNVMTAVLFALGSMVGPVMGGFLIENVGEGAIYYSMSAMLVTMLIAGIIFQYQLHVQTKKGSPRPAKIES; translated from the coding sequence ATGAATCACTCAATCCATTCTACTGATTCTAATCACCCTGTCTATAGATACTGGGTCCTGGTCGGGATGGTTCTTATCGCTGGATTTTCTCAAGGTATGTTGTTACCTGTACTCGCAATCATGTTGGAAGGAGCAGGGGTCTCATCCTCTTGGAACGGGCTAAATGCAGCAGCTTTGTACATCGGTATTATTTTAATTTCTCCCTTTATTGAAAAACCTGTTAGAAAATATGGTTATAAGCCTGTCATTATTATTGGATTAGCCGTCATGGCTTTTTCGCTGATTCTCTTTCCTTTTTGGCAAGCTTTCTGGTTTTGGTTCGTATTAAGAATGGTCGTGGGCATTGCAGATAGTCTCATTCATTTTTCCACGCAAATTTGGATTAGCACCACGAGCACTCCGGCTAACCGCGGCAGACAATTAGCCATCTATGGACTCGCATTCGGATTAGGGTTTGGATTTGGACCGATGATGACAAGGTTATTGGAAATAAATGACTTTCTTCCGTTTATTTTAGCAACAAGCGCCAGTATGATTGCTTGGCTTTTTATGTTGTTTTTAAAAAACGAATGGCCTGCAAATGATTTTGAAACAGCTTCACAACTTAATACGCTATCCCGTTATAAAAAAGTTTTGAAGCTCGCCTGGTTTGCACTCCTACCGGGATTTTTTTACGGCTACTTAGAAGCTTCCCTACACGGGAGCTACCCTGTTTATGCCATGAGAATGGGGCTAGATATGGACTTCGTCACCGTTTTCCTTCTCCCTGGCTTTGTGTTCGGCAGTTTAATTACTCAGCTTCCCCTCGGTATCTTAAGTGATAAAGTAGGACGTGATAAAGTACTGATCGGCCTTATAGTGATAGGACTTATGTTATTTTTATGCATGCCATTTGCAGAAGAACAGATGTGGCTATTGTTTTCGTTATTTGCAATGGCAGGTATGATGCTCGGATCCCTTTATTCTCTCGGGATTACTTATTTAGCTGATCTAGTGCCAGCTAGTTTATTGCCGACGGGAAACGTCATGACAGCCGTCCTTTTCGCTCTAGGAAGTATGGTCGGTCCAGTTATGGGAGGCTTTCTCATTGAAAACGTTGGAGAAGGCGCCATTTATTATTCAATGTCAGCCATGCTCGTTACCATGCTCATTGCCGGAATCATTTTTCAGTATCAATTACACGTACAGACTAAAAAAGGGTCTCCTAGGCCGGCAAAAATAGAGAGCTAA
- a CDS encoding 1-acyl-sn-glycerol-3-phosphate acyltransferase, protein MLRTLIWYMYFFGYLMVVSPLLLKAYKLKKQGRKDELDTFIRTITSNWARRLIKLAGGEVSVIGAERIPEDEPLLIVSNHQGNYDIPVLLGYLGINMGFISKIEVKKIPLIRSWMMLMGCIFMDRKDRRQAVKAIKEGAESFQHGQNLVIFPEGTRSKGGPVAPFKKGSFKLATKSGVTILPVTINGTYKLMESNNNLMTPGSVVVTVTEPIRCHQTDQSIDAQQLADLSRAQIINALEDKQEQVTAELSSPV, encoded by the coding sequence ATGTTACGTACACTTATATGGTATATGTACTTTTTTGGCTATTTAATGGTGGTCTCACCGCTGTTGCTTAAAGCCTACAAGCTTAAGAAACAAGGTAGGAAAGACGAATTGGACACGTTTATAAGAACCATTACCAGCAATTGGGCGCGTAGGTTAATTAAGTTAGCTGGTGGGGAAGTAAGTGTTATTGGGGCAGAACGAATTCCAGAGGATGAACCCCTCTTAATTGTCAGCAATCACCAAGGGAATTATGATATCCCTGTCTTATTAGGTTATTTAGGGATTAATATGGGGTTTATTTCTAAAATTGAAGTGAAAAAAATACCGTTGATTCGTTCATGGATGATGCTGATGGGCTGTATTTTTATGGATCGAAAAGATAGACGGCAGGCAGTGAAGGCGATCAAAGAAGGTGCAGAGTCATTTCAACATGGGCAAAACCTCGTGATTTTTCCTGAAGGCACGCGTAGTAAGGGAGGGCCTGTGGCGCCATTTAAGAAAGGTAGTTTTAAGCTGGCGACAAAATCAGGTGTTACAATTCTTCCCGTCACAATTAATGGCACATACAAATTAATGGAGTCTAACAATAATTTAATGACGCCAGGAAGTGTTGTAGTGACTGTTACGGAGCCTATACGTTGCCATCAAACTGACCAATCGATTGACGCGCAACAGCTGGCTGACTTGAGCCGTGCACAAATTATAAACGCTTTAGAGGATAAGCAAGAGCAAGTAACTGCCGAACTATCTTCTCCTGTATAA
- a CDS encoding VLRF1 family aeRF1-type release factor, producing the protein MALMNELNDLKNVNCADNECVLSVYLNTDPANQDQQKGEWKIRLKNGLKRIQEYLEASGNEDQIKSYKRLKKKVDDEIQSNRTRLQKSVVIFASGHDDLWRVHYLQVPVETSFHWESYPVTDQLEKLQRDYPRSGVIMPNLDEVRILDTSLGELHDERTYLFDPGNEEWTFKEGLASSDRIASGASHVDKIQQRFEENRHRFYKKMATNVEKLKKERDWQEVHLVGEKDMIRTFENSLNIKPAGMIGKNLNNTDPTKVLEEVFN; encoded by the coding sequence ATGGCTTTAATGAATGAGCTTAACGATTTAAAAAACGTAAATTGTGCTGACAACGAATGTGTTTTATCTGTCTATTTAAATACGGACCCTGCTAACCAAGATCAACAAAAAGGTGAATGGAAAATAAGGTTAAAAAATGGTTTGAAGCGGATTCAAGAGTATTTAGAAGCCTCAGGCAATGAAGACCAAATTAAAAGTTACAAACGGCTTAAGAAAAAAGTTGATGATGAGATCCAATCAAATCGTACCCGTTTGCAGAAGAGTGTCGTCATCTTTGCTTCTGGCCATGATGACCTATGGCGTGTGCATTATTTACAAGTTCCTGTTGAAACAAGCTTTCATTGGGAGTCATACCCTGTCACTGATCAATTAGAAAAACTGCAAAGGGATTACCCTCGTTCTGGGGTTATTATGCCAAACCTTGATGAAGTTCGGATTTTGGACACATCACTCGGTGAGCTTCATGATGAAAGGACGTACTTGTTCGACCCAGGAAATGAAGAGTGGACGTTTAAAGAAGGCTTAGCTTCCTCTGATCGAATCGCCTCAGGAGCAAGCCACGTGGATAAAATTCAGCAGCGTTTTGAAGAAAATCGTCATCGGTTTTATAAAAAGATGGCGACGAACGTGGAAAAATTAAAAAAAGAACGGGACTGGCAAGAAGTGCATCTGGTTGGAGAGAAAGACATGATTAGGACGTTTGAAAATAGCCTTAACATAAAACCAGCAGGGATGATTGGTAAAAACTTAAATAATACTGACCCGACTAAAGTATTAGAAGAAGTGTTTAACTAA